The Eriocheir sinensis breed Jianghai 21 chromosome 28, ASM2467909v1, whole genome shotgun sequence region CTCACTATATTCATTTCTCTGTTATAGTTAAACCATTTCAAATActccgtttgggcgttcgattccacgggtcctttcctcccctctgttctgccacacagtcccaacacctatttttcccacTCATATGTTACTTACAGggaacatatgagaggaagggataggtgttgggactgagtggcagagaagaggggaggaagggacccGCGGAATTAACGCCTATATAGACTATTTGAAATGGATTGACTATATAGCTGTAGTGTGGCGCAAGTATGAtaataaggtcggtattataagacggTTTgacttctcacatcacctatttctaaaggtcaaagatggggtcagtcgggttgtaatgagtgtttcctcaggttcatggtacagaagaagggtcaaattaccaccagggtcataaaactactcctggaaatgccaaagagggggtcagtcgggttgtaatgactgtttcctcaggttcatggtacagaagaagggtcaaattaccaccagggtcataaaactactcctggaaatgccaaagatggggtcagtcgggttgtaatgagtgtttcctcaggttcatggtacagaggaagggtcaaattaccaccagggtcttaaaactacccctggaaatgccaaagagggggtcagtcgggttgtaatgagtgtttcctcaggttcatggtacagaagaagggtcaaattaccaccagggtcataaaactacccctggaaatgccaaagagggggtcagtcgggttgtaatgagtgtttcctcaggttcatggtacagaggaagggtcaaattaccaccagggtcttaaaactacccctggaaatgcccacaactccttggaaagccttgtcaaatatgtgttcttgggtggcgagatgtcttataatacgacccttgaAGTGTGGCAATTAAGTATGTTGAATTTTACGCAGGCGAAAAGCAGTTCAGATCCTCTTGTTGTTTGAGTTAGTAATGCCACTATGATTTTTGTTTACTAATTTTGGATCCTCACAAAACAAGATTCACACGAGCCATGCAACATTCATAAACCATATAAGAAAGGTATTTGtccactttaatttttttttttccatgaggTACTTGGTGCTTGACATCTTCCTCGACGCCAACTCTTCATGTTATGTTTTGTTAATGAGTCTGTGACCCTGACGAAACAGGCTTCTCACGCATCACGCAACATTAAATTTTCGGACAGACATACAGATCGGTTTTCTTAGACGTTTCCTTCTTTGTCATCAATAATTTCTAACAGCCAAAAAAGAGGTTAAACGCGTTACCATGAGCGTTTCTTTGCGTTCATGTtgcagaaactttgtcaaactaccaccagggtcatttaaactacccatggaaatgcccacaaatcctacgaaagtcttatttatcttttttttttacagtaagggaggcaggtCAATGGCAAAAGCAAAAGAAGCAAccttttttttacggcaagggaggcagctcaaggattATAAGACAAAAATGTATGTACTTgagaaaggtttaagaatatgatggtTAGTTTTTTGTCTGCTATTCTTTTTTCGCATAGACAGatcaggggtaatggggaagacGACTCTATTCAGCCCAGTCAATCAACTAAATAAACACTGTGCAATCGTCACTTCACATTCTACGGCAAACTCACGCAGCTCACGGAAATGCACACGAACAGCCCCGCCCTCCTTCCCCCGCCCTCTGATGGTGGAAACATTTGCTGTGCCTTGAAGCAAAATACGCcaacccctgacacacacacacacacacacacacacacacacacacacacacacacacacacacacacacacacacacacgcacgcttcCTTTCATattgcttttcttctctctttccatatcGTATTCTTTGGTTTCTTCTttacttcgttttttctttctttctgtctattttatcattttctcctcttcctcctcctcccccttcttctcttctttcttctccagttTTCTATTCCACAATTATATTCTttgatttcttctttatttcttttttttattctttctgtcTCAcctttatcatctcctcctcctcctcctctcacatgaTACGCTCTGTTAAACTCGACTATTTTCCACAATGGCTCATATATTTCAAATcaataaaagacaaaaatgatcacacacacatcatcaaaaACTCATAACTCTCAAGTATTTCGTTCACTGATTCgtaaacacaacaaaacacacacacacacaaaaaagacaaacCATACAATTCGTGGTATACCAAATCCTCAATGACGTTTTCTCTTATGCAGTTTCCCTTTCTATAACTCTCCTTGTATAGTTTTTCCCCCAATAGGTATATATGAGTGCCTATGCCGCTATAAAATCCAACCTCTACATCCTTTTTTTATACTCTGCGTCGTAAAAACACTGCTAGAGAGACATGCAGTCAGCCTCGGCTCGCCACAACGGCAGTAAAAgctcaaggaagaagaaaataacaagaaaacgagagaaacagAAAATGTGGACTGGGGAAACTATCTTATTTGGCTATCATGGAAACTCGGCGCCTGGTGAAGTCTACGTTTGTGACCCACCAGTTCTCATCATCCAGCTGATTAATAGTggattggaaaaggaggaggaggaggaagaggaggaggaggaggaggaggaggtaataaatagcagtagtaattttagtagtagtagtagtagtagtagtagtagtagtagtagtaacaataataaaacaacaacaataataataataataataataataataataataataataataataataataataataataataataataataataataataataataataataataataataataataataataataataataataataataataataataataataataataataataataataataataataataataataataataataataataataataataataatcaataataacaaaaagaaaacaacaaaaataaaagcaacacacttcatcctcctcttcctcttccttctccttatacgCTTCCCTGTTTTCCATCCATattgctttttttctccttctttatcatattctttgatttattctttatttcgttttttttttattcttcctatctctcctttatcatttcctcctcatcatcatcattatcatcttccacctcctcctcctcctcctcctcctcctcctcctcctcctcctcctcctcctcctcctcctcctcctcctctttctttttctccagttttctCTATTCCACTTTCATCTGCTTGTCTTATTTCTCTCAGTTCTTTTTTATCATaactttctctcttgttctctttctttcactcgttAATTTCGTTTGTCAAataatttcccttttttctttgatTCACTCGGAAAACATCAGagtaagagatagaaagaaagacagaatgtggcctttctttcttcctttctttctcccagcCATGCGTTGCTGTTGAGCTGCCTGGTCGCTCTCAACCctctgaagaaaaagaggaagatacgtCGACCAATCGCCCACAAACAGAAGATTACGAAGTGATTTCTGTGAGGCAGCAaagtgagcagcgttgccagtgCCCGCGCCGCTGTTTTCCATGACGCTTTGGGCTATCTCTGAAAAGGCTCTGATGGGAGTGTTTGAAAGTCGTGGGTTGCGGATGCTCCTACATGACTCCTTTTAATGCTACAGATGATGCACCGTAGAATATTAAAGGTTAATTGATCATTCACGTCGGGGCATTCGCGGGATATTTTGGGCGTCGAAGGCCGCGGGTAACTACAACACTGTCTTGGTGAGGGACACTGCGTTAGATATGAAAGAGACGACAGGATGCAAGCTGGTATGGgctgtttctttgtgttttccttGGCTTTCCataataaagtaaagaaaggtTGTTAAagttaaggagagaaagaaaacgtgtTATTGGGCTGCGTCACTAAggcagaaaaggaggtggaggaattcaTAGCAAGTCTCGAGATGCTAGGCTTGGATTCTGACGTGTGGGTAATTCACCACGggctgatcacgagctggactcgttaTCGCCATGTAGCTCTGTACCTCCGATCTCACAAAACATCCTAAACTATGATCAGGACTTCGTACACAGGCacatttttgttttatgtttattagtTAACCATTAAACAGACAAAACAATAACTGGCCAGGAAAGGAAGTGTTGTAGCCACCGAGCAGCACAACCCTGAGAACGAGGAGCCTTCAAGTGGCATGCCCCGCCCCGCTTCGCCCCGCTCCTCCGTGCCGTCCTCAGTAGGGAGTGTACGGGGACTTGGGGCATTCCGTTATGTAGGACTCCTGGGTCTTGGTCACCGTCACGTACTGGGGCACGTACTCGGTCTTGTACTGAGTATTGTATTTAATGTCGGTCTTGGTGACGTAAGCGTACTCCTTGGTGTACAGAGTGGTGTAGACGTACTCGGGCACGTACTCTGTTGCGTAATCATTCTGGTACTTGGTGATGTACTCCGTGTGGTAGATCGGCGCAGGGACGTACTGCTCGTTGTAGAGCGTCTGGTAGATAGGGATCTGTGGAGACGTAAGTACATATCAACACGAGATCGAAAGGAGTATGCAAGAGGCCAGTCAGTTAATATACACTATACCCTAACAATCAGCCGATGATGGAGTGATCCCTTCCCATAGGTCAACAGACGAGAGAAGATGAGAGTAAAATCTAATATACACGACGTCTTTCTAAAAACCTTCTTAATATATTCATTTCTGGAACATTTTTGTTGTCTGATATTCATTCTTGGCATCTTCAGCTTTCCCCATCTTTCATATATAGGTCGCTGTTCTTGCTATACCTAGTGTCTCCATTTATTCCTATCATTCACGTCCCATTCCTCAAATCCCTTTGCTGACAAGTCTTCTTTTATGTAATCTATCCCCTGGCGATTCCTGGAGGCCTAGCACCCTTTATTTTAGCTATccatgaatgtatctatcgtTTCCTTCAAGGTGTTTATCGTATTCAACAAGACAACATCAGCCACGCAGAAGACAAGTCATTGCGGTGAAAGTCAAGACTCCCATGAAATACCCAAGAGGCCGGAGACAACTTACTATACAGTCAATATACACTATACCCTAATGATCAACCGATGATGGAGTGAGCTCTTCCCGTAAGTCAATGGACGAGAGAAGATGAGAGTAAAACTTTATATATACGACGTCTTTCTAAAAAACTTAATATATTCATCACGAAGCGACTCTGAGCTGTATATACAATCATTGCTGTTGCGTGCGGGTCCATTAACGAAGTCCTATGCATGCTAACTGACTCCTCTGCCGCCATCCCCCACTTACCTTCTTGATCACCGTCTCGTAGTGCGGCACCTGCTTGTAGTGTGTTTGGCAGCGTTGGCGACCCTTCAGGAAGCCGGGCTCGCCTGCAACAGCCGCCACCAGCACCAACAACGCCGCCACCGCCATGCTCACGCCGTGCGACACCATCTGCACGGGAAAACAATTgcttactaacacacacacacacacacacacacacacacacacacacacacacaactggaaACTTAGTATAACGATGCCCACGTGCTTTATTACGAACAACTATGTATTTCTAAGCAGTTCTAATTACCCGCCACACATCAAGAGCAAACATATACTTGCATACTCATGTCCAAGGTCTTCATTACAAACAGCTATGTGTATCTAGAGAACCCTAATAAGCCACAGTATATCATAAAAGGATATTCATTATTAATTATCATTTATATACTCATTAAAAATAATTATGTTCCTCCAGGTAATATTAATTGGACACAAAACAACAAACTAAATGTCGGACAATGTTCAAAACAGACGCGCTGGTTACCTTGAAGTTGTTTCCTTGGCGAGCCTCAGCTGGTCTCTGGCTCTGCCTCACACCGCCTACAGCTTATATGGCCGTGActcgccgccccgccgccgccgctacgcTGCTGGTGGTCATCCGCCTAAGACACGCCTTTCAATTTAACTAAGTGACTCTAGAAACATACTTCTGCAAACATTTGAAGATTACGCTACCCTCCGCCTGCCAACACGGCGACTTGCATAACACGTCATCAAATACATATCCAGGAAATTGTGCATCTGGAGAGGTATGCAAAAGTCATATTTCACGGCGCGCTAAGTGAAAGGGGCGAACAGGAAGGAAAATCTTGGGCAAACATCGTCACGCTCGTCACACAGGCGGTGCGTGGCCGGCTGACTGCACGTGCCCGCACCACCACCCACGCCTTCAGGCCCGCCAAGCTAAgtcctcaccccacccccaagGGCCCCACCATGTGGTGGGTCTTATGCGTGCTGCTCTGCGCCGTGCCCTGCTGGTGCCACTCAGAAGTTCCCCTTAATCCCTTTCCCGGATGATAACCCAGATTTTTATTagcatttcttctttcctttttagtatacttttcaattctctctctctctctctctctctctctctctctctctctcgggggcttcgtggtgcagtggttagcacacaaCCGAcaaagcccgggttcgattcccgggaggagtggaaaaatttgggcgaccTTTCCattaccctacgcccctgtccacccagcagtgaatgggtaccagatattaatcgggggttgtgtcccgtctcctgggatctgttcttttctcctataattctttccccttctgtctctctccggcatatgacaacagatgttgcgccgactaaacgaaattttccaatctctctctctctctctctctctctctctctctctctctctctcctcttgaaatCCGATGGAAATAGAAAAAACAGCAACGTGAAAATTCATGTGGTTGCTTTGGTGGACTCGTATCGCAATTCTGTTCGCGTCATGATCTGAATTATATTTTGTCAGGTTAATTCTCTTTAGCAGACCATCTTCATTCCAGTGATTTTTTATATagtattttctccttcctgtgaCCTAAATTCCTTCAAAACGGTCAGTATTAAATCATCTCCggattactttttatttatttttttgtctggcATACATTTTTGGCGTCTTCAGCTTGTCCCATCTTTCATATAGAGTCGCTGTTCCTGCTATGCCTATAATAGTGTCTCCATTTATTCCTATCATTCACGTCCCATTCCTCAACTCCCTTCGCTGCCAAGTCTTCCTTTATGCAGTCTATCCACCTTCTCCTcggcctccctcttttccttcttcctgcaaCCTCCATCTCCAATAATCTTCGGCCCACGTAGTCCTCGCTTCTCCTCACCGCACCTCCGTACCACTGTAGTCTCATCTACTGGATCTTTCTTGACATTTCTACCGCCTTAGCTGTTCCAccgattatattttcttttagaGGAGCAGCATGTTGCCGCCATCTTTTGCACAGCCTTATATAGCCCTTGGTCtgacttattttacttttttttactaatttccaCCTCTACAAAAATAACTGCAGTGcccagtttttttttcattcacgagTACTGCATTACCGTGTCCGTCTAAAAGGCTCATTAAAAACTAGAAACACTTATCCGACATGCATAAAAACCGTCCCGGTGTGGCCCGCCAGCTCTTGACACACATTTCAGCCGTGCCTCGCGTCTGTGCACCCTCGACGAGCCGCCACAGACCACCAGCCACAGACCGCCACCTGCTGCTTCCGTTTGCCGTTCGAGAGGCTCATCACGATTTGCTTTCGAATTTCAGAATCGAGAGGTAGTATTGCTTACTCCAGTTTTCTGCCCATTAGTTTTCTAGTCGACAGTCAAGCACCGGCTCGATACCTTTCCCTTTGATCAAAGTTTCTAGTATAAGAAtctcactattattttttatttaagcTGCACAAAGACAAATTAACGTCTCCGACATAAACAACTCTTTATACTGCAGATGTATATATTTGTCATGCAAATCATAACTTAAAAGTAAAATTACGCACAATAATAGtgtaaagaaagacaagaaagtgtGAAGACTGACCATTAGTAAAAGCTTACATTGAACTGTTGGATGACAGACCCAGAAGGAACAAACAGAATGACTCGCAAcagttaaagaaagagaggagaaagcattgtgaaaaaagattagaaaacgTAAACATCAAAATATTTAAATCATCGAACAAAAAAACGTTTATGGCTGCCGGGCCGTCACAGCTAAGCCAACACGCGGGGTCCCGTTATGGCAATATCTCCGGGCTCTTATAAACGCAGAATACTTGAGAATGTGCGTTTTTACTATCATATTTATCAATTTAACGACAACTGGTCGGGAGCGTTGTGTTGAGGCCGACAAGCAGCAGTTGACGCCACCCTAAAgtacattaaaaag contains the following coding sequences:
- the LOC127004729 gene encoding uncharacterized protein LOC127004729, with translation MVSHGVSMAVAALLVLVAAVAGEPGFLKGRQRCQTHYKQVPHYETVIKKIPIYQTLYNEQYVPAPIYHTEYITKYQNDYATEYVPEYVYTTLYTKEYAYVTKTDIKYNTQYKTEYVPQYVTVTKTQESYITECPKSPYTPY